One window of the Bacillota bacterium genome contains the following:
- a CDS encoding type II secretion system F family protein — translation MKYLLLCTRQLASMLRSGLPLVTALEHLSAYFPHRGYAKATGTLATTLRNGHPVHQTMAGMPKLFPDFYCRLLKIGEDNDSLLPALELLGQHYQQRWQIQNQLARMLFYPMLVLTVAGISGLVALWHVTPVFADLYAGLDVIPPPATQAVFALSQALTPFRFALIALLIVAALTGTTMWIRRLPWQARAKIPIMRSINCYYFCRITAMTVAVGKNLEHGLEMAATLNPSGPAPSVLKDLRMGIDLTTSLAESPGLLPAFVAQGEITGDMESTLKRAADYYLEETETGFAMLQRYLEPLSVLAVGGLVALLLLTLMLPLLGIMTAI, via the coding sequence ATGAAGTATCTGCTGCTCTGTACCAGGCAATTGGCTTCGATGCTAAGAAGCGGCCTGCCCCTGGTCACCGCCCTGGAGCATTTGTCCGCATATTTCCCCCACCGGGGCTATGCCAAGGCCACAGGAACGCTGGCCACCACCCTGCGAAACGGACACCCGGTCCACCAGACAATGGCCGGCATGCCCAAATTATTTCCAGACTTCTACTGTCGCTTGCTGAAGATTGGCGAGGACAACGACAGCCTGCTCCCGGCCCTGGAACTTTTGGGCCAGCATTATCAGCAGCGCTGGCAAATCCAGAACCAGCTGGCGCGGATGTTGTTTTATCCGATGCTGGTGCTCACTGTCGCCGGGATAAGTGGCCTGGTGGCCCTCTGGCATGTGACGCCGGTATTCGCCGACCTCTACGCCGGTCTCGATGTAATTCCTCCGCCGGCGACACAAGCGGTGTTTGCCCTTTCCCAGGCGCTGACGCCATTCCGGTTCGCCCTGATTGCCCTCCTGATTGTTGCCGCACTGACAGGGACAACGATGTGGATAAGAAGACTGCCCTGGCAGGCACGAGCAAAAATCCCGATAATGCGCAGCATCAATTGTTATTACTTCTGCCGGATTACCGCCATGACGGTGGCAGTAGGTAAGAACTTAGAGCATGGATTGGAAATGGCCGCGACCCTGAACCCGTCTGGGCCGGCGCCGTCTGTGCTCAAAGACCTGCGCATGGGAATCGATCTGACCACGTCGCTGGCGGAAAGTCCCGGCCTGCTGCCGGCCTTTGTTGCCCAGGGCGAAATTACCGGTGATATGGAGTCCACCCTGAAACGGGCTGCAGATTATTATCTGGAGGAGACGGAGACCGGGTTCGCAATGTTGCAGCGCTATCTTGAACCCTTGTCGGTTCTGGCGGTTGGCGGCTTGGTGGCCTTGCTGCTTCTCACGCTTATGCTTCCTTTGTTGGGCATAATGACTGCTATTTAA
- a CDS encoding type II/IV secretion system protein yields the protein MLAELLNSAVDLRATDVHIEPTEEQFRIRMRIDGQLLPGRTLPTGEGRQLISIIKVESGMDVAQRMLPQDGSFHKVVAGRHFDLRAASQPSILGEKLALRLLPCEPLSLDLGELGMPQAMAEEFSRMVLRRQGLLLVTGPTGSGKTTTLYAALHLLDRSRVNIMTLEDPVEYRLADVVQTQVNYRSGLDFATGLRGLLRQDPDVVLVGEIRDAETAAISVRAAMTGHLVMATMHSLTARGAVNRLLEMNCARYQVAGALNGVLAQRLVRRPCTCKKGCQRCMGSGWFGRVGIFELLNVTGPCRQAILTGNEPNPPKPTLLDDCLHKVEQGRTTSDELTRIALEMEGHV from the coding sequence ATGCTTGCCGAGTTGTTAAATTCAGCGGTGGACCTTCGCGCCACCGACGTGCATATCGAACCGACGGAAGAACAATTTCGCATCCGCATGCGTATCGACGGCCAACTGCTGCCCGGGCGTACATTGCCCACCGGGGAGGGCCGCCAGCTGATCAGCATCATCAAGGTGGAATCGGGCATGGATGTGGCCCAGCGCATGCTGCCCCAGGATGGCAGCTTCCACAAAGTCGTGGCGGGCAGACATTTTGACCTGCGGGCCGCCTCCCAACCCAGCATCCTGGGGGAAAAGCTTGCCCTGCGTCTGCTGCCCTGTGAGCCTTTGAGCCTGGATCTGGGCGAACTGGGCATGCCCCAGGCAATGGCCGAGGAGTTTTCCCGCATGGTTTTGAGGCGTCAGGGCCTGCTACTGGTCACCGGTCCCACCGGCTCGGGTAAGACCACCACACTCTACGCCGCCCTGCACCTCCTGGACAGGAGCCGGGTAAATATCATGACCTTGGAAGACCCGGTGGAGTACCGGCTGGCCGATGTGGTGCAAACCCAAGTCAATTACCGCAGCGGACTGGATTTTGCCACCGGGCTCCGGGGCCTGTTGCGTCAGGATCCGGATGTGGTCCTGGTGGGGGAGATTCGCGATGCCGAGACGGCGGCAATCAGCGTACGGGCGGCGATGACCGGGCACCTGGTCATGGCGACGATGCACAGCCTCACGGCCCGGGGGGCTGTAAACCGCTTGCTGGAGATGAACTGTGCCCGCTATCAGGTGGCAGGGGCGCTGAACGGTGTCCTGGCGCAACGGCTGGTGCGGCGCCCCTGTACTTGCAAAAAGGGGTGTCAGCGTTGCATGGGCAGTGGCTGGTTTGGCCGGGTGGGTATATTTGAACTGCTTAATGTAACCGGACCCTGCCGTCAGGCAATTCTCACCGGTAACGAACCAAATCCCCCTAAGCCAACCCTTCTGGATGACTGTCTCCACAAAGTGGAGCAGGGGCGCACAACCAGTGATGAGTTGACTCGCATTGCTCTGGAAATGGAGGGGCATGTATGA
- a CDS encoding YqeG family HAD IIIA-type phosphatase yields the protein MLEKFSPNLYVKSIYHIDLDKLWNRGIRAIITDLDNTLVAWDSPLPDQRLMEWLGMVQAKGFAVFIVSNNSRDRVDKFAKAVGIPAISKAIKPRRGAFRTALETLGVSATETAVVGDQIFTDVLGGNRHGLFTILVLPVSDKEFFGTKINRALEQMVLRRLKRRGLTDSPDD from the coding sequence ATGTTAGAAAAATTTAGCCCCAATTTATATGTAAAAAGCATTTACCACATTGATCTGGATAAATTATGGAATCGCGGCATCCGAGCAATAATTACTGATTTGGACAATACACTAGTTGCCTGGGACAGTCCGTTGCCAGACCAACGACTGATGGAGTGGTTGGGTATGGTTCAGGCCAAAGGTTTTGCTGTATTCATAGTATCCAACAACTCCCGGGATCGGGTGGATAAGTTTGCCAAGGCCGTGGGGATTCCGGCCATATCCAAGGCGATTAAGCCCCGGCGGGGCGCGTTTCGCACCGCCCTGGAGACTTTAGGTGTGTCAGCCACGGAAACGGCGGTGGTGGGCGATCAGATTTTTACCGATGTCCTCGGAGGCAATCGGCATGGCTTGTTTACGATTCTGGTCTTGCCGGTGAGCGACAAGGAGTTTTTCGGCACCAAAATCAATCGTGCATTGGAGCAGATGGTCTTGCGTCGCCTCAAACGGCGTGGGCTTACAGACAGTCCGGACGATTAA
- the sigK gene encoding RNA polymerase sporulation sigma factor SigK, translating to MPVIPAVLLLLANAVRDLALLVSHIKNSSFPQPLDPKDEERFINLLQEGDEHARQKLIEHNLRLVAHIVKKYDNTRIDNDDLISIGTVGLIKAINTFQPSKGVRLATYAARCIENEILMQLRSMKKSRDDLSLEEPLGIDQEGNELSLMDILGSESDLFERVEQKLQIARLKETIQKLPRRERFVLERRFALKDGRSWPQREIAAKLGISRSYVSRIEKRALRMLNHQLHRKI from the coding sequence ATGCCTGTGATTCCTGCAGTTTTGCTATTGTTGGCCAACGCGGTTCGAGACTTGGCGCTTTTAGTTTCCCATATTAAGAACAGTTCTTTTCCCCAACCCCTAGACCCGAAAGACGAGGAACGGTTTATCAATTTGCTCCAGGAGGGGGATGAACATGCCCGGCAAAAACTGATTGAACATAATCTCCGCCTGGTAGCTCATATTGTCAAGAAATACGATAACACCCGCATTGATAACGACGACCTGATTTCCATCGGCACAGTTGGTCTGATTAAAGCAATTAACACCTTTCAACCCTCGAAAGGCGTGCGCCTGGCAACATATGCGGCCCGCTGCATAGAGAATGAGATTCTCATGCAATTGCGGAGCATGAAAAAAAGCCGCGATGACCTCTCCCTAGAAGAACCACTGGGAATCGACCAGGAGGGCAATGAATTATCCTTAATGGACATCCTGGGCTCGGAATCGGACTTATTCGAACGGGTGGAGCAAAAGCTCCAGATTGCCCGGCTAAAGGAGACGATTCAAAAACTGCCCCGGCGGGAGCGCTTTGTTCTGGAGCGCCGGTTTGCCCTCAAGGACGGACGCAGCTGGCCGCAACGGGAGATTGCTGCCAAACTGGGTATCTCCCGCTCCTATGTGTCTCGAATCGAGAAACGGGCATTGCGGATGCTTAATCATCAATTACACAGGAAAATTTAG
- a CDS encoding uridine kinase — translation MNDGPLLIGIAGGTGSGKTTVTNAIVESLPPESVAVLEHDSYYKDQSDISFEERLHTNYDHPFAFDTPLLISHLEKLLQNQTIEKPVYSFVEHTRLARTERVESRPVIILEGILILEDKRIRNLLDIKVYVDTDADVRIIRRICRDIQERGRTLESVVEQYLSVVRPMHMQFVEPTKRYADLIVPEGGQNLVAVDILVSKIRHLLDNSKG, via the coding sequence ATGAATGACGGGCCTTTGTTGATTGGGATTGCCGGTGGGACAGGCTCAGGCAAGACCACTGTTACAAACGCCATCGTTGAGAGTTTGCCGCCGGAGAGTGTGGCTGTGCTGGAGCACGATAGTTATTACAAGGATCAATCCGATATCAGCTTTGAAGAGCGGCTGCACACCAATTATGATCACCCCTTTGCCTTTGACACGCCGCTCTTGATCAGTCATTTGGAGAAATTACTGCAAAACCAGACGATTGAAAAGCCGGTCTACAGTTTCGTTGAACACACGCGTTTGGCCAGGACAGAGCGGGTGGAAAGCCGGCCAGTGATAATCCTGGAAGGCATTTTGATTCTGGAGGACAAACGCATCCGCAATCTTCTCGATATAAAGGTCTATGTGGATACCGATGCCGATGTTCGAATCATCCGCCGCATTTGTCGGGATATTCAGGAGCGGGGACGAACGCTGGAATCTGTTGTGGAGCAGTATCTGTCGGTGGTGCGGCCAATGCATATGCAATTTGTTGAGCCCACCAAACGATATGCCGATTTAATCGTTCCGGAAGGCGGTCAAAATTTGGTAGCGGTAGATATTTTGGTCAGTAAAATCCGCCATTTGCTTGATAACTCAAAAGGATAA
- a CDS encoding prepilin-type N-terminal cleavage/methylation domain-containing protein, with translation MLNKDGFTLMEVLVVVAIISILAAIAVPNYLHALESSRQDACIANIEILDAQVERYRLKNGELPKPENQTLTELLTEEKLLSKPVECPLGGEYELEDGRVVCNHEQE, from the coding sequence ATGTTAAACAAGGATGGTTTTACACTGATGGAGGTGCTGGTTGTGGTGGCGATTATCAGCATTTTGGCGGCAATTGCTGTGCCCAATTATCTGCATGCCTTGGAAAGTTCCCGCCAAGACGCTTGCATTGCCAATATTGAAATTCTCGATGCCCAGGTTGAGCGCTACCGGCTTAAAAATGGCGAGCTGCCAAAGCCGGAAAACCAAACCCTGACCGAGCTTCTGACAGAGGAAAAATTACTTTCCAAACCGGTGGAGTGCCCGTTGGGTGGGGAATACGAGCTAGAAGATGGCCGGGTGGTCTGTAACCATGAGCAAGAGTAA
- a CDS encoding penicillin-binding protein 2 yields MSAERRKRITALMLCFLVTSLILIFRLAWLQLVQAKELAQIATYHHTRTVFLDWGHGNSGRGQITDRNLAPLTGAQPRSGLAVFTQVGRVEETEADFNSWLNWLESRTGLDTETIIERSRNRQPLPLVAPLAPQIELPHWIKPVTWDWDDELNFRRYTYTSLACHVLGIVNDNAGLLGLEKSFDSFLSCQRPAVAAFVTAGNQLIPGLGYREIGAEPPVLVTTLDLEIQRIVESVWNQYIDTGRVPPTGALLVLDPNTGEILAMASRPEIIGAEHHYNRAVRKSPNVPVLPPASVIKTLTAAVALEQDINYLQARYTCTGSITYGANSFECHQVHGELDLAGALSHSCNVYFAKLAVELGAEDLLKMAEGMGLGEPPPIELPSFEVDAGQLPTLADLSTESGVVNHFALGGNKFETTPLQVAVMMAAVANGGYRVEPSLVLALDDEKPTPVTPRWTRVFTSSTARTVAQMLNQAVLNRENLYNLTAWPRARELAAKTGTSDRLQPGNYEIRWNAGFFPVDSPRYVVVYMAEVPPGWLSVQRERLLAELAHTILARE; encoded by the coding sequence GTGTCCGCCGAGCGTCGAAAACGAATTACAGCACTGATGTTATGCTTTCTGGTTACTTCTCTAATTTTAATCTTTCGCCTGGCTTGGTTGCAGCTTGTCCAGGCCAAAGAGTTGGCGCAAATCGCCACCTATCATCATACGCGGACTGTGTTTTTGGACTGGGGCCATGGCAATAGCGGGCGGGGACAGATTACAGACCGCAACCTCGCGCCCCTGACCGGAGCCCAGCCCCGGTCCGGTCTCGCGGTGTTTACCCAAGTGGGCCGGGTCGAAGAAACAGAAGCTGACTTCAACAGTTGGCTCAATTGGTTGGAATCCAGAACCGGCCTGGACACCGAGACAATAATTGAGCGTTCCCGGAACCGGCAGCCTTTACCGCTTGTGGCCCCGCTGGCCCCGCAAATAGAGCTTCCCCATTGGATTAAACCTGTAACTTGGGACTGGGACGACGAGCTCAATTTCCGCCGGTATACATATACTTCGCTGGCTTGCCACGTGTTGGGGATTGTCAACGACAATGCTGGACTTTTAGGTCTGGAAAAGAGCTTTGATAGCTTCCTCAGTTGTCAGCGCCCGGCTGTGGCTGCATTTGTCACCGCCGGCAATCAGTTGATTCCCGGTCTGGGTTACCGGGAAATCGGCGCTGAGCCACCGGTTCTGGTCACTACATTAGACCTGGAAATTCAGCGCATTGTTGAATCAGTCTGGAACCAATATATCGATACCGGCCGCGTGCCGCCCACCGGTGCGTTGCTTGTCCTCGACCCCAATACCGGTGAAATCCTTGCCATGGCCAGCAGGCCTGAAATTATAGGCGCCGAGCATCACTATAACCGGGCGGTGCGCAAATCTCCCAATGTGCCGGTTTTGCCCCCGGCGTCGGTTATCAAGACATTGACCGCTGCGGTCGCCCTGGAGCAAGACATTAACTATCTCCAGGCCCGCTATACATGCACCGGAAGCATTACTTACGGCGCCAACAGTTTTGAATGTCACCAGGTTCATGGCGAGCTGGACTTGGCCGGCGCTCTTTCCCACTCCTGTAATGTCTATTTTGCCAAACTGGCGGTTGAGCTGGGTGCTGAGGACTTGCTCAAGATGGCCGAGGGCATGGGTTTGGGGGAGCCCCCGCCAATAGAACTGCCGTCTTTTGAGGTTGATGCCGGCCAACTGCCGACGCTTGCGGACTTGTCTACCGAGTCGGGGGTTGTAAATCATTTTGCTCTTGGCGGCAATAAGTTTGAGACTACGCCTTTGCAAGTGGCCGTGATGATGGCCGCTGTTGCCAATGGCGGTTACCGGGTGGAACCAAGTCTGGTTCTGGCCCTAGACGATGAGAAGCCGACGCCGGTAACTCCCCGTTGGACCAGGGTGTTTACTTCAAGCACTGCCCGCACAGTGGCGCAAATGCTCAACCAGGCGGTATTGAATAGAGAGAACTTGTACAATTTAACCGCCTGGCCCCGGGCCAGAGAACTTGCAGCCAAGACTGGCACTTCTGATCGCCTGCAACCCGGCAATTATGAGATCCGCTGGAATGCAGGTTTCTTCCCAGTCGATTCGCCCCGGTATGTTGTAGTTTACATGGCGGAGGTGCCCCCAGGCTGGTTATCGGTGCAGAGGGAACGGTTGCTGGCTGAGCTGGCCCACACCATTCTTGCCCGGGAATAA
- a CDS encoding prepilin-type N-terminal cleavage/methylation domain-containing protein has product MGGYTVAFWKFRIKTRPLEKKLIVHGEGGSLLFDCSKQAGFTLVEVLIATAIFLLIALSLSALFINSYRTIGLAGNRGTFVAEAQQEMERAIADDTYQTDELVREDEYEIVLFGRVFTGTLVSIEKQYSENRRVHYLTFVAE; this is encoded by the coding sequence ATGGGAGGATATACCGTTGCCTTCTGGAAATTCAGGATTAAAACGCGGCCATTGGAAAAGAAATTGATAGTTCACGGGGAGGGGGGGAGCTTATTGTTTGACTGTTCGAAACAGGCCGGTTTTACCCTGGTCGAAGTTCTTATAGCTACAGCGATTTTCTTGTTAATAGCACTGTCATTGAGTGCGCTTTTCATTAATAGTTACAGGACGATAGGGCTGGCTGGAAATAGAGGGACATTCGTCGCAGAAGCGCAACAGGAAATGGAAAGGGCTATTGCTGATGATACATATCAGACAGATGAGTTGGTTAGGGAAGATGAATATGAAATTGTTCTATTTGGCAGAGTGTTTACTGGCACGTTGGTTAGTATTGAAAAGCAGTATAGTGAAAACAGGCGAGTGCATTATCTTACTTTTGTGGCCGAGTAA
- a CDS encoding prepilin-type N-terminal cleavage/methylation domain-containing protein encodes MINLRSQSGITLVELLVVLIILSLVMAGVFSFFLMGHKTYNLGRRQAQMHHDLRLVSELLTQEMRYAVVLTMLDDWDDLPEQAEISPGERFLYFDEHSGQIIIADSQASRPLTNAIISEASFWLEADMFSFKLGIISGDVAYSMESSVMLLNIENSGTMHSSVPALRYVRP; translated from the coding sequence ATGATTAACTTGCGTTCGCAATCCGGTATAACTTTGGTTGAGTTGCTTGTTGTCTTGATAATTTTGTCTTTGGTAATGGCGGGGGTCTTTTCATTTTTCCTGATGGGCCATAAGACCTATAATCTGGGGAGGCGGCAGGCGCAAATGCACCATGACCTACGTCTGGTCTCTGAGCTGCTTACTCAGGAAATGCGCTATGCTGTTGTTTTGACGATGTTGGATGACTGGGATGATTTACCGGAGCAAGCTGAGATTTCTCCCGGTGAAAGGTTTTTGTATTTTGATGAGCATAGTGGTCAGATTATTATTGCTGACAGTCAAGCAAGTAGGCCCTTAACAAACGCAATAATCTCCGAGGCAAGTTTCTGGCTGGAGGCAGATATGTTTTCGTTCAAACTTGGTATTATTAGTGGTGATGTGGCTTATAGTATGGAATCATCTGTGATGTTGTTGAACATTGAAAACTCAGGTACTATGCATTCATCTGTCCCTGCCTTGCGTTATGTTAGGCCTTGA
- a CDS encoding signal peptidase I, producing MFNILTTAIKGAIISFTVFLIAILALMWVPQLWGWQSFRVTSSSMAPYIRPNNIIVVQPVESSELRTGDIITYQQPGFNTETHRIVEIADGMFYTQGDAVPDATPAAIEYQWIIGRVVFQVPLGGFW from the coding sequence ATGTTTAATATACTAACAACAGCTATCAAAGGTGCTATAATTTCATTTACAGTCTTCCTGATTGCCATTCTAGCACTGATGTGGGTTCCCCAATTATGGGGGTGGCAGTCTTTTCGTGTTACCTCAAGCAGTATGGCGCCCTATATTAGACCGAATAATATTATCGTTGTCCAGCCAGTGGAAAGCTCAGAATTACGGACCGGCGATATAATTACTTACCAACAACCCGGGTTTAACACCGAAACACATCGGATTGTGGAAATCGCAGACGGGATGTTTTATACTCAGGGAGACGCAGTTCCTGATGCTACTCCGGCGGCTATTGAGTATCAATGGATTATTGGACGTGTCGTATTTCAGGTTCCATTGGGGGGATTCTGGTGA
- a CDS encoding U32 family peptidase, whose translation MKPELLAPAGDLEKLRTAIVYGADAVYLGGQAFSLRAGAGNFNEAELIEALYHAHANGVRVYVAINIYAKNNDLQPLEEYVRWLEAAGVDAVIVSDVGVFQTVRRVAPGLEVHISTQASTSNTAGVNFWGELGARRVVLARELNLEEIKDIADNTEVELETFIHGAMCMAWSGRCLISSFLTGRSANRGDCAQPCRWKYHLVEAQRPGEYMHVEEDERGTYIFNARDLCMLPYVPQLAAAGIASFKIEGRMKSVHYLATVVNAYRQAIDAWWQQGDNYQLDPAWLEELDLASHRPWSTGFYFGAPGAEGQFTEHSRYLRHAAFVGVVRGWQDGELLVEQRGNFARGQTLDLVLPGSKPVSIKVEAMTNAEGRPLERAPHAQQLVKIPWPQPVPEFTVLRRREQ comes from the coding sequence ATGAAACCTGAACTTTTAGCGCCGGCCGGTGATTTGGAGAAACTGCGAACCGCCATTGTCTACGGCGCAGATGCCGTATACCTGGGCGGACAGGCCTTCAGTCTCCGGGCCGGCGCCGGTAATTTTAACGAGGCAGAGCTGATTGAAGCGCTGTACCACGCCCACGCTAATGGCGTCCGGGTTTATGTAGCGATTAATATCTACGCCAAAAACAACGACTTGCAACCTTTGGAGGAGTATGTGCGTTGGCTTGAGGCCGCTGGCGTGGACGCTGTGATTGTCTCCGATGTCGGGGTGTTTCAAACTGTGCGTCGGGTGGCACCGGGTCTGGAAGTGCATATCAGCACCCAGGCCAGCACCAGCAATACCGCAGGCGTGAATTTCTGGGGAGAGCTTGGCGCCCGGAGAGTGGTTTTGGCCCGGGAACTTAATCTCGAGGAAATCAAGGATATTGCCGACAATACCGAGGTCGAGCTGGAAACCTTTATCCACGGCGCCATGTGCATGGCCTGGTCGGGCCGTTGTCTAATCAGCAGCTTCCTAACCGGCCGCAGTGCCAACCGGGGCGATTGCGCCCAGCCCTGCCGCTGGAAATACCATCTGGTGGAGGCCCAGCGCCCTGGCGAATATATGCATGTGGAAGAAGATGAGCGGGGCACTTATATTTTCAACGCCCGGGATTTATGCATGCTGCCCTATGTTCCCCAGTTGGCGGCCGCTGGAATTGCCAGCTTTAAAATCGAGGGCCGGATGAAGAGTGTGCATTATCTGGCAACTGTAGTCAACGCTTATCGACAGGCGATTGACGCCTGGTGGCAGCAGGGCGATAATTATCAGCTGGATCCGGCCTGGTTGGAAGAATTGGATTTGGCCAGTCACCGTCCGTGGAGCACCGGATTTTACTTTGGCGCCCCCGGCGCTGAAGGCCAGTTCACCGAACACTCCCGCTACCTGCGCCACGCCGCTTTTGTAGGTGTTGTCCGCGGTTGGCAGGATGGTGAGTTGCTGGTTGAGCAGCGGGGCAATTTTGCCCGAGGGCAGACCCTGGACTTGGTGCTGCCGGGCAGCAAGCCGGTGAGTATAAAAGTTGAAGCCATGACGAATGCTGAAGGGAGGCCTCTGGAGCGGGCGCCCCATGCCCAACAATTGGTGAAAATTCCCTGGCCACAACCGGTGCCAGAGTTTACGGTGTTGCGGAGGCGGGAGCAATGA